In the Nitrosopumilus cobalaminigenes genome, AAAAAGAAATTCCCATATTTGGGACTTAATACTATAAGATAATAAGATAAAGTATGATTACCATATTAGAGTAAATTATGACGATGAATTTGGGGTTTAATGTACATGGTTAGTTGTATTGTGATAGATGACGATGTAGATATCGTTGATGTCTTTTGTGAATTGTTGAATGTAGTTAATGTTGATGTACTAGGAATTGGAACTGATGGTAATGATGCGTTAACTTTGTATGAGAAACACCGTCCTGACATTGTTTTTACTGATTTACAAATGGATAGATGTGATGGGTATCATGTAGTCGAAACAATCAAAGATGTTTATCCTAAAGCAAAAATTGCAGTAATTACTGGTGATCTTAATGCAACATCCTCACTAATCCTTAATTTATTGAAGATACCTATAATCAAAAAACCATTTGACACTCATGAAATTAAACAACTAATCAATGATATCTTCTTAATAGATCATACGATGCCTTCTTCATTTGAGATTCAATACAAATTCCTAAATGACGTGAATGTTTATTCTTGCAATGTTAATTATCAACAATATAGAAATTTCAAATCATTGCCTGTCATAGAAGAATGCCTAGTCATAGATTCTAGTAAAGGTGATCTCTCTAATCTCAATGAAATGGAAAATGCCCTTCAATTAGCAGTAAAAAATGATGTTACCTCTATCCGTAAATTATCGGAGATTGTTCCTGAATGACTCTGAGAATGACTTCATGTATTTGGAATATTAATATGAAAGTATTAACAAATGAGAATTATGGCTGAAATAGATACTTTTTTTGCACCCTCACTTGAAAAGATGATTCGAGATAATCTGGGTGATACTACGTATCACAGTATTCAAAATCGCCTATTTGAAAAATATGGTGCATCGATCACTGAATCTATAATTGATTTTAGAAAATTAGATTCTGTTCTTAGAGAATTTTTTGGTGCAGGAGCTGAAGGTTTAGAAAAGAAATTCTTGGATAAGATTTGTTGTATTAAATCTAAACAAGATAAAGCTGAAAATAGATTTACTATATCTGATCCTGAAATCAGTCAATCAATTCTAAAAGCATTCAGTGATGATGAAATGTCAAAAATTCTCAATGCCTCTATTGGAGAACCTTGGACTATTTCCGAAATCTTAGAAAAATTAAACATTCCTACAACATCTGGTTATAGAAAAATTAATTTATTGATTGAACAAGGACTGTTGGTAAAATCTGGGTATGACTTTACAACAAATAGACGAACTGTTGACAAATACAAATCACTATTCGATAATGTGAATATTGATTTCAACAATAAAGTTACAGTGAATGTGCAATTTACACCTGAAGTCATTGAGAATAGTACTGTATTACAAACAGTCTATAGTAACTAAAATAATTTTTATTCTAAATGAATTGATAATAATTATTTTATTTTATATCTGATCTGCTTTTTATTTTTAGTTTAAAAATTTCATTATACCTATTGTGAAAAATATATTGGTATCTGCAGAAAACTTTTCCTAAATAACAAATTTGCTTACTTTGTTCCCTCTCAAACCCTATTTGATAAATCACAATATGATCATAATAGACTAACCCTGATGTTATCTTATGATGAAATACTTATTGAAAAATCTAAATTAGCTGCTATGTATGTGACTCCTGAATCTGATAGACTCTCTGGAAAATTTGAATATTTGATAATTCTTTGTGCTGATACAACACTGCCTGAAAATTAATTTTGAAATCTTTAGTATGATTCCTACGACTCTGTTAAATACAAAAATTACCTGATAATTATATGACTATTTTATACGTCCCAATAAGACCTTCAAGAAGAAATGATGAAGAATTAGAAGATTAGTTTTTACTATTTTGGCGTTTCTTTTTTAATCCTGTAGATGTTTCTCTTTGAAATAACAACTATGTCATTGTCCTGTGACATTCCTTCATAATCTATAGATATTTTTCCAAATTCATCGTCAATGTCATTTGTTTCTGATACTGTAAATTTTAATTTTAAAACTTGATCCGTGTATAGTGGTTTGAGAAATCTAGTGTTTCTATTTTCCCACTTTGGATCTCCGTCTGTTCCCAGAAAAATAATGTCATTCCCGTAAATCTGATTTAGTCTTGTAAATTCTCCTTCCATTCTTGATAAAATTGCTCTGCCTGAAACTAGTTGCTGTTCTCCTTTCTTTTTATTTTCTAGAAATGCATTTCTTACTCTAGAAAATTTAAGGTATTCTTCTAATTCTTTATCTGAAATACTGCATGTGGAATAAAATGAGTCTCCTACTCTGAATTCAGAAAATTTTTTCATTATTATCTTGATTCATCAACACAGAAAGTAACTTCTGATGATGAAGCAGAGATATCTGATACAAGGAAATTAAACGCATCAGCAATTTTTTCATTATTTGGTTCTGAACCTGTAACTGAACCTGGGAATATCGTAAATAATCTAATTTGTGATTTTAATACATCACTCAATTCTTGATTTACAGTTGTTGTAAACGGTCTTAGTGCTCCTCTAAACACTTCAACTTGAGCTCTTTGAGTTCCTGTAACTTTACGTCCAATGGGTAAATCTGGACCGATGATCATGATTGAACCTTTTGTGTCTTTGAATAATCTTGGATCTTTTCCTCCTCCTGGTACAAATTGTTCTAATGCTCTTTGAGCAACAGTTGCAGGAGTTGAGATGAATTTTGCAACTAGTTCTTCCCAACCTACTCTGCTTAATTCTGTTAATTTTTCAACTTCTGGAAGTTTTCCTGTGATGTGAATCACACCTAGAATATCTCCAATGTTTGTTTTAGCTGTGTTTAACCACTTTGAAACTTCTTCTGGGTTTGTAATATCTACAACATGTGAATGGAATTTTCCACTAATTTGTTCTTGCAAGTTTGTAGGAGTTGTTTGTGAGATAAAACATGCCACTTTTCCACCATTCTTTTCCACATGACCTGCCAAGTATTCTACTCTTTCTGCATCTGCTTTGTCAGTTGCATCAACTGTAAACACTACAGCTTTTCCACCAAAGTCTGGCTGATGAACTCCTGGGGTGGTGGTTCCGACATGAGCTTTAACTGGATAAAATACTCTATCTCCTGGAATTACTTTGCCGTTAATTATTTTTGCAATCTCGTCATCACACAAATTCAGAACTGACTCTGCAACTTGTGTTTGTGACAAAAATTCTTTGTTTGCAATCATATGTGATGTATTATTTTGAACTTTTTCTGCTATTGTTTGAATTTTGGTTAATAGATTGGTAAATGTTTCAGTTAATTTAGCAACATCTTTTCCATTTGCTAATTTTTCTGCAGTTTTTGCAATTCCTTCTTTATCTACTCCATCAGCTAAAATACATTCTAACAAATCATCTTTTGCTTCTTCAACTTCAACTGGACTCAAGTCTTCAAATCCACTGACTCTCATAAATTCAGCAGCTGCTTTTGGATAAACTGTTTTGTAAATTCTATCTGAATGAACAGGACCTGGATTTGTTGCAATAGAAATAATTCCTTTATCAGTTAATTCCCATGACATGCATTCAGCTAGTCTATTCTTTGCACCTTGTGATGCAGTATATG is a window encoding:
- a CDS encoding response regulator transcription factor, which translates into the protein MVSCIVIDDDVDIVDVFCELLNVVNVDVLGIGTDGNDALTLYEKHRPDIVFTDLQMDRCDGYHVVETIKDVYPKAKIAVITGDLNATSSLILNLLKIPIIKKPFDTHEIKQLINDIFLIDHTMPSSFEIQYKFLNDVNVYSCNVNYQQYRNFKSLPVIEECLVIDSSKGDLSNLNEMENALQLAVKNDVTSIRKLSEIVPE
- a CDS encoding transcriptional regulator produces the protein MAEIDTFFAPSLEKMIRDNLGDTTYHSIQNRLFEKYGASITESIIDFRKLDSVLREFFGAGAEGLEKKFLDKICCIKSKQDKAENRFTISDPEISQSILKAFSDDEMSKILNASIGEPWTISEILEKLNIPTTSGYRKINLLIEQGLLVKSGYDFTTNRRTVDKYKSLFDNVNIDFNNKVTVNVQFTPEVIENSTVLQTVYSN
- a CDS encoding SDR family NAD(P)-dependent oxidoreductase; this encodes MKFQNKIALITGSGTGIGKAIATKFVEEGASVIILGRRKGPLEEAAKELEGKIPQGTNASVRIFSGVDVSDETAMNGMFDSLKNDNVTIDYIINNAGVSGPVTCFPNSPLDEFKSTIGIHLTGTFWGSVQALKVMKEGGKIITISTFFTEERPLEQRPYRFRSPYTASQGAKNRLAECMSWELTDKGIISIATNPGPVHSDRIYKTVYPKAAAEFMRVSGFEDLSPVEVEEAKDDLLECILADGVDKEGIAKTAEKLANGKDVAKLTETFTNLLTKIQTIAEKVQNNTSHMIANKEFLSQTQVAESVLNLCDDEIAKIINGKVIPGDRVFYPVKAHVGTTTPGVHQPDFGGKAVVFTVDATDKADAERVEYLAGHVEKNGGKVACFISQTTPTNLQEQISGKFHSHVVDITNPEEVSKWLNTAKTNIGDILGVIHITGKLPEVEKLTELSRVGWEELVAKFISTPATVAQRALEQFVPGGGKDPRLFKDTKGSIMIIGPDLPIGRKVTGTQRAQVEVFRGALRPFTTTVNQELSDVLKSQIRLFTIFPGSVTGSEPNNEKIADAFNFLVSDISASSSEVTFCVDESR